Genomic DNA from Pseudomonas fitomaticsae:
AGCCACCGCTTGCGGGTCATTTTCGGACATGGCTTCGAGCACTTCATCGAGCTCTTCACGGACCTTGTCCAGCACCGGCAACGCATCCGGCCAGTCGAATCCGACCTGCCCGGCGCGCTTCTGCAGCTTGGCCGAGCGGGACAACGCCGGCAACGCAGCCGGCACATCGTCGAGCAGTGACAGTTGCTGCGGCTCGGCGGACTTCTCGGCGCGTTCTTCGGCCTTGATCTCCTCCCAGCGCTGCTTGACCTGCTCTTCGTTCAGACGCGGCACGTCCAGCGGCGCATACAGATCGCCGGTGGGGAACACGTGCGGATGGCGACGGATGAGTTTGCGGGTAATGCTGTCGACCACGCCGGCGAATTCGAACCGCCCCTCCTCCCGCGCCAGCTGGCTGTAATACACCACCTGAAACAGCAGATCGCCCAACTCGCCCTGCAGGTGGTCGAAGTCGCCGCGCTCGATGGCGTCGGCGACTTCGTAGGCCTCTTCAAGGGTGTGCGGGACGATGGTCGCGTAAGTCTGCTTGATGTCCCACGGGCAACCGTACTGCGGGTCGCGCAGACGGTTCATCAGGTGCAGCAGGTCTTCAAGGCTGTAGATCGGTTTCATGGAGTCCGGTTACGCCGCGTTTCGATGATGTTCGGCAACTGGGAAATCCGCCCCAGCAACCGCCCCAGCGCGTCCAGACCCGGAATCTCGATGGTCAGGGACATCAGCGCGGTGTTGTCCTCCTTGTTCGAGCGGGTGTTGACCGCCAGCACGTTGATCCGCTCGTTGAGCAGCACCTGCGAGACGTCACGCAGCAGACCGGAACGGTCGTAGGCGCGGATGACGATGTCCACCGGATAGGTGAGCACCGGCACCGGCCCCCAGCTGACCTGGATGATCCGCTCCGGCTCGCGCCCGGCCAGTTGCAGCACCGAGGCGCAGTCCTGACGGTGAATGCTCACGCCACGGCCCTGGGTGATGTAACCGACGATCGCATCGCCCGGCAACGGCTGGCAGCAGCCGGCCATCTGGGTCATCAGGTTGCCGACGCCCTGGATCTGAATGTCGCCGCGCTTGCCCGGTTTGTAGCCGGTCGCCTTGCGCGGAATCAGTTCCAGCTGTTCGTTGCCGCGTTCCGGCTCGACCAGCTGTTGCGCCAGATTCACCAGTTGCGCCAGACGCAGGTCGCCGGCCCCGAGGGCGGCGAACATGTCTTCGGCGGTTTTCATGTTGGCCTTGTCGGCCAGCTTGTCGAAATCCACCGCCGGCAGGCCGAGGCGATTGAGTTCGCGCTCGAGCAGGGTCTTGCCCGCCGCGACGTTCTGATCGCGGGCCTGCAACTTGAACCAGTGGACGATCTTCGCCCGCGCCCGGGACGTGGTGACGTAACCGAGGTTCGGGTTCAGCCAGTCGCGGCTCGGGGTGCCGTGCTTGCTGGTGATGATCTCGACCTGCTCGCCGGTCTGCAGGCTGTAGTTGAGCGGAACGATGCGCCCGTTGATCTTCGCGCCACGGCAGTTGTGCCCGATCTCGGTGTGCACGCGGTAGGCGAAGTCCAGCGGCGTCGCGCCCTTCGGCAAGTCGATGGCGTGACCGTCCGGGGTGAAGATATAGACCCGGTCCGGCTCGATATCGACCCGCAGCTGTTCGGCGAGACCACCGATGTCGCCCAGCTCTTCGTGCCACTCGAGGACCTGACGCAGCCAGGAAATTTTCTCTTCGTAGTGGTTCGAGCCGGACTTGACGTCGGTGCCCTTGTAGCGCCAGTGCGCGCAGACGCCGAGTTCGGCCTCTTCGTGCATCGAATGGGTCCGGATCTGGACTTCCAGCACCTTGCCTTCCGGGCCGATCACCGCCGTGTGCAACGAGCGGTAGCCATTCTCTTTCGGGTTGGCGATGTAGTCGTCGAACTCTTTCGGGATGTGCCGCCACAGTGTGTGGACGATGCCGAGCGCGGTGTAGCAGTCGCGCATTTCCGGCACCAGCACGCGCACCGCACGCACGTCGTAGATCTGGCTGAACTCCAGCCCCTTGCGCTGCATTTTGCGCCAGATCGAATAGATGTGTTTGGCCCGGCCGCTGATGTCGGCTTCGACGCCAGTGGCCTGCAATTCGTCCTTGAGCTGGGTCATCACGTCAGCGATGAAACGCTCGCGATCGAGCCGCCGCTCATGCAGCAGCTTGGCGATCTGTTTGTATTGATCGGGTTCCAGGTAACGGAAGGACAAGTCCTCCAGTTCCCATTTGATATGACCGATGCCGAGTCGATGCGCGAGCGGCGCATAGATGTCGAACACTTCCCGGGCGACCCGGTTACGTTTTTCGTCGTCGGCGGTTTTCACCGCGCGGATCGCACAGGTGCGTTCGGCGAGTTTGATCAGCGCGACACGCACGTCGTCGACCATCGCCACCAGCATCTTGCGCAGGTTTTCCACCTGGCCCTGGGTGCCGAGGACCATCGACTGGCGAGGGCTGAGGCTGGCACTGATCGCCGCCATGCGCAGCACGCCGTCGATGAGTTTGGCGACCACCGGGCCGAAGCGCTGGCTGACCGCCGCGAGTTCGATCTGGCCTTCGCGCACGCCGCGATAGAGAACCGCAGCCACCAGCGAATCCTGATCGAGCTTGAGGTCGGCGAGGATCTCGGCGATCTCAAGGCCCGTGCTGAAACTGCCGCTGCCTTCGGACCAGAGATTCTTCGCCGCATTGGATTGTTGCTCGGCCTGGCGAGCGTACTCGCAGGCCTCTTTCAAGGCTTCGCGATCCAGTGCCAGATCGACACTGACCGCATGATCGAGCCAAGCCTCGAGATTGATACTGCCGTCAGTGTTGATCGGCTGGTGTGCTCTCACCTGTACCATCTTGCTTTACCTTCCCTACGACGCAGATTCAATGCGTCAAATCACTGACCTTCAATGCCCGTTCGCGCTCGCGGGGCCAATGCGAGCGCTACGGACGACCAGTCGGATCAGACGAGCCATCCTGGCTCGCTTCAAATAACGCCATGGCCTCGACATGTGCCGTCTGAGGAAACATATCGAGAATCCCGGCACGTTTTAACCGGTAGCCCTGCTTGATCAATTCGACCGTATCGCGCGCCAGAGTTGCAGGGTTGCACGACACGTACACCAACCGTTCCGCGCCCAGGGTCGCCAGCTTGCGCACCACCTCGAAAGCACCGTCGCGCGGTGGGTCCAAGAGTACCGCAGAAAAGCCGTTTCCGATCCACTGAGCATCGGTCAAAGGCTGGGATAAATCGGCCTGAAAAAACTTTGTGTTATGCAAATTGTTGCTGGCGGCATTCGCCGCCGCGCGATCGACCATGGTCTGCACGCCTTCGACCGCCACCACTTCACGCGCGGCTTTCGCCAGCGGCAGGGCGAAGTTGCCCAGTCCGCAAAACAGGTCGAGCACGCGCTCATCGCTCGTCGGTTTCAACCAGTCCAGCGCCTGGACGACCATGGCCTCGTTGACCCCGGCGTTGACCTGAATGAAGTCCCCCGGCCGGTAGGCCAGTTGCAGGTCCCATTGTTCCAGACGGTAACCGAGCGACTGGGCATCATCCACCGGCTGCGGTTCGCCTTCGCCATGCAGCCACAGCTGCGCTTCATGGAACGCGCAGAAATCCTTGAGGATCGTCAGGTCGGCCTCGGACAGCGGCGCCATGTGACGCAGCAGAACGGCGATTGACGAGCCACTGAACAATTCGACATGCCCCAGCGCCTGAGGTTTGCTCAAGCGACGAAGCATCTCCGGCAAGCGGGTCATGATCGGCTGCAAAGGCTGTACCAGCACCGGGCAGTCGCTGATCGCGACGATGTCCTGGCTGCCGGCGGCACGGAAACCGACTTCAAGCTTTTTGGCTTTGCTGTCCCAGCGCACGGCGATCCGGGCGCGGCGACGGTAGCCGAATTCGGGACCGGTCAACGGCGCCGCCCACTCCTCGGGCTCGGCACCAGCCACCCGCGACAACTGCTCGGCGAGCATGCGCTGTTTCAGGGCAAGCTGTTCGTTGTGGGGCAGATGCTGAACGCTGCAACCGCCGCAACGGCCGGCGTGCTGACAAGGTGCGGGACGACGCAATTCACTGGCGGTGAATACGCGCTCGGTGCGCGCCTCGACCACTTTGCCGTGGGCGCCGAGCACCCGGGCTTCGACCTCTTCACCGGCGAGGGCGCCGAGGACGAACCAGGTTTTGCCTTCAAAAAACGCGATGCCGCGACCGTCATTGGCCAGGCGCTCGATGCTCAAGCGCTGCTTTTTGCCGGTCGGGATTTGCGGGGCCTTGCTGCCGCCGGTGGGCTGGAAGCGCAGGCCTCTCTCGTGCTTGGCCATCAGTTGGGCGCGTCGAAAATGCCGGTCGACAGGTAACGGTCGCCACGGTCGCAGATGATCGCGACGATCACCGCGTTTTCAACTTCTTTGGACAGGCGCAACATCGCTGCCACCGCACCGCCCGAGGACACGCCACAGAAGATGCCTTCTTCGCGGGCCAGACGCCGGGTGACGTCCTCGGCTTCGCTTTGCGCCATGTCGACGATGCGGTCGACGCGCTCGGCCTGATAAATCTTCGGCAGGTATTCCTGCGGCCAGCGGCGAATACCGGGAATGGCCGAGCCTTCCATCGGTTGCAGGCCGACGATCTGCACGTTGTCGTTCTGCTCCTTGAGGTAACGCGACACGCCCATGATGGTGCCGGTGGTGCCCATGGAGCTGACGAAATGGGTGATGGAGCCCTGGGTCTGACGCCAGATTTCCGGGCCGGTGGTGGTGTAGTGCGCTTCAGGATTGTCGCCGTTGGCGAACTGATCCAGCACCTTGCCACGGCCTTCGGCTTCCATTCGCTGGGCGAGATCGCGAGCGCCTTCCATGCCCTCTTCCTGGCTGACCAGAATCAGCTCCGCGCCGTAAGCGGTCATCGCCGCTTTACGTTCGGCACTGGAGTTGTCCGGCATGATCAGGATCATCTTGTAACCCTTGATCGCGGCGGCCATCGCCAGGGCGATCCCGGTGTTGCCCGAGGTCGCTTCGATCAGCGTATCGCCCTCGTGGATCTGCCCGCGCAACTCGGCACGGGTGATCATCGACAGCGCCGGACGATCCTTGACCGAACCCGCCGGGTTGTTCCCTTCGAGCTTGAGCAAAAGGGTGTTGCTGGTGACACCGGGCAGGCGCTGCAAACGCACCAGCGGCGTGTTGCCGACGCAATCGGCGATGGTTGGGTACTGCAAGGTCATGGCGTTTTTCGCAATCCGGACAGCGGGGGCGCCTATCATACCGGCAAACCTGCGCAGGCCATATCACGCAAAGTGTGGTGCTTATGGTTTCTTGGAATAAGCAATAAAAGTCTCACCAGTGGTGAGACTTTTCTGGTGTTCACACAATCTGCGGGCGAGTCATGTCCACTGTGGGAGCTGGCTTGCCAGCGATGGCGTCGGGAGCGACAACACTGTCATCCGCCACCAACCGCAGATTCAATCGCAATCCCGACGGGCCGTTCTCGGCCCACAGGGTTCCGCCCTGGCGTTGCACCGCGTTCCTCGCGATGCTCAGGCCCAGACCAAATCCACCGTCCCCCGGCCGCGAGCCGTCGAGGCGAATGAAGGGCGAGAAGATCCGCTCAAGATCCGCTTCGGCCACACCGCCGCCCTCGTCCTCCAGCCACAGGTGCCAGTAATCGCCATCTCGCCGACCATCGAGCCGCACGATGCCGCCTGGTGGGGAATGGCGAATGGCGTTGCGCAGGATGTTTTCCAGGGCCTGGGCCAGGGTGTTGAGATTGCCGCGCACCCAGCAGGAAGCTTCCACCCCACATTGCAACTGCCCCACCGGACAGCAGCTTTCGTAGCAGGCGTTTTCGGTGAGCATTTCCCACAGTGCCTGAATCTGGATCGCTTCGTCCGGCAACGGTGCGCGCTCGGTGTCGAGCCAGGCCAGTTGCAGGGTGTCTTCCACCAGCCGTTGCATCACGTCGACTTCGCGACCGATGCGCTCGCGTAACGGTTGCAACTGCTGCTCGCTTTCGCTGGCGACCCGCAGCCGGCTCAGAGGGGTGCGCAGTTCGTGGGACAGGTCGCGCAGCAGTTGCTGTTGCAGGGCCACGGTGGATTGCAGGCGTTCGGACATCGAGTCGAAGGCTCGGGCCAGTTCACCGAGTTCATCGGGGCGCTGGGTGATGCCACTCGACAACCGCACATTCAGTTGATCGGCACGCCACGCATTGGCCTGCTCGCGCAGATTGTTCAGCGGCACCACCAGCAGGCGATACAGGCCGACGCACAGCAGCAAGGTGAACAGACCGGGAATCACACCATTGGTGATGACCCGCCAGAACACCCGGTATTTCCCCGGCAGGAATCGCTCGGGCAACTCGATGACCAGACTGCCGGCCGTCGGATCAGTGGGGAACGGCACCCGCAGCCACGGCCGGCCCTTTTTGTGAATCGGCCAGTCAAGGCCTCGCAGGAAGGTCAGGTGCTGAAGCTCCTGAGCGTTCAACGGCTGGCTGCCCAGCGACTGCAGATTGCCACCGATCACGCCGACCCAACCGGCTTCGCGCAGCTCCATGCTTTGCAGCCAGCTGTCGATGCCATCGCGCTCGCCCTGCTGCCAGGCGCGTTCGGCCTCGGCGGCATAACGGCTCAGCGTGCGACGGGCGTCGTCGGAGAGGAACTGATTGCGCTGCTCCATGTACCGGCCCCAGGACCAGCTCAGCCAGATCATCAGCAGACAGAACGCCACCAGCAGGCAGGCGAGTTTCCAGAACAGCGAGTGCCGGCCCGGCAGGTCAGACAGTTTCATCGACGGCACTCAGGACGTAACCCTTGCCCCACACCGTGCGCACTTCCCGCTCGGTGTAGCCGACCGACTTGAGTTTGCGGCGGATCTGGCTGATGTGCATGTCGAGGCTGCGGTCGTGGGCCGCATAACCGCGCTGAAGAACGTGCTGATAAAGGAAGGCCTTGCTCAGGACTTCCTCGTCGTTGCGGTTGAGGGTTTCCAGCAATCGGTATTCGCTGCGGGTCAGGCCGGCGGGCTGGTCGAGGTAGAACACGTCGCACTGCTCGTCGTCGAAACGCAGCCCACCGACCGGCACCACCGGAGCGATGGCCGCCGGACGACGGTCGAGAGCAACCCGGCGCAAGATCGCTTCGATCCGCACATGCAGCTCGGCCATGCTGAAGGGTTTGGGCAGATAGTCGTCGGCGCCGAGGCGGAAGCCGCTGATGCGGTCGGCTTCGGCACCGAGGGCTGACATCAGCAGCACCGGCGTGGAATGGCTCTGACGCAGTTGGGTCAGGACGTTCAGACCGTCGAGCCCCGGCAACAGAATATCCATCAACACCACATCGAACGGCTGGCGCCGGGCGATGCTCAGGCCTTCGCTGCCGTTCTGGCACCAGGTGACCTGGAAGCCGCTGCGGCCCAGTTGTTCATGGACATAGGCACCGAGGACGGGATCGTCCTCGATGGAAAGAATGCGGGGTTGGCCAATAGAGACAGGAGTCATGACTATCTGCAAATAATTCTCAGTTGAGCGATTATTCAAGATTGCCCGGCGCCCGGCAACCCACGCTTGACCTGTCGGACAGATGACCGGCCTGCGAGTGAACAAAGACGACATCATTTTTCCAGGATTGCCCGCAAGCAAATCGCTACACTGCGCCGATACCGCGTGCCGGACGCACGTGTGAGTCAACGATCAGCGGGATGCAGGAGAAAGGCGTGCTCAAGAAACTGGGAATCAAAGGTCGCGTATTGTTGCTGACCCTGTTGCCGACCAGCCTGATGGCGCTGGTGCTGGGCGGGTATTTCACCTGGACGCAGCAGTCCGACCTGCAGACCCAACTGATGCAGCGCGGCGAAATGATCGCCGAGCAACTGGCTCCGCTGGTGGCACCGGCCATGGGCCACGGCGATGCCGAACTGCTCGAGCGCATCGCCACCCAGTCCCTCGAACAACCGGACGTGCGCGCCGTGACTTTCCTCGCGCCGGACCGCTCGCCCCTCGCCCACGCTGGCCCGACCATGCTCAATCAGGCGCCGAGCGGCGACAGCGCGCACTTGCTGCGACGCAGCGGCAATGACGCCACCCGCTATCTGCTGCCGGTCTTC
This window encodes:
- the mazG gene encoding nucleoside triphosphate pyrophosphohydrolase, which gives rise to MYSLEDLLHLMNRLRDPQYGCPWDIKQTYATIVPHTLEEAYEVADAIERGDFDHLQGELGDLLFQVVYYSQLAREEGRFEFAGVVDSITRKLIRRHPHVFPTGDLYAPLDVPRLNEEQVKQRWEEIKAEERAEKSAEPQQLSLLDDVPAALPALSRSAKLQKRAGQVGFDWPDALPVLDKVREELDEVLEAMSENDPQAVADEIGDLLFSVVNLARHLKVDPETALRGANGKFERRFRFIEQALRDTHRPIEDCTLEELDALWGEAKRQEKNLPSCG
- the relA gene encoding GTP diphosphokinase, which produces MVQVRAHQPINTDGSINLEAWLDHAVSVDLALDREALKEACEYARQAEQQSNAAKNLWSEGSGSFSTGLEIAEILADLKLDQDSLVAAVLYRGVREGQIELAAVSQRFGPVVAKLIDGVLRMAAISASLSPRQSMVLGTQGQVENLRKMLVAMVDDVRVALIKLAERTCAIRAVKTADDEKRNRVAREVFDIYAPLAHRLGIGHIKWELEDLSFRYLEPDQYKQIAKLLHERRLDRERFIADVMTQLKDELQATGVEADISGRAKHIYSIWRKMQRKGLEFSQIYDVRAVRVLVPEMRDCYTALGIVHTLWRHIPKEFDDYIANPKENGYRSLHTAVIGPEGKVLEVQIRTHSMHEEAELGVCAHWRYKGTDVKSGSNHYEEKISWLRQVLEWHEELGDIGGLAEQLRVDIEPDRVYIFTPDGHAIDLPKGATPLDFAYRVHTEIGHNCRGAKINGRIVPLNYSLQTGEQVEIITSKHGTPSRDWLNPNLGYVTTSRARAKIVHWFKLQARDQNVAAGKTLLERELNRLGLPAVDFDKLADKANMKTAEDMFAALGAGDLRLAQLVNLAQQLVEPERGNEQLELIPRKATGYKPGKRGDIQIQGVGNLMTQMAGCCQPLPGDAIVGYITQGRGVSIHRQDCASVLQLAGREPERIIQVSWGPVPVLTYPVDIVIRAYDRSGLLRDVSQVLLNERINVLAVNTRSNKEDNTALMSLTIEIPGLDALGRLLGRISQLPNIIETRRNRTP
- the rlmD gene encoding 23S rRNA (uracil(1939)-C(5))-methyltransferase RlmD, with the protein product MAKHERGLRFQPTGGSKAPQIPTGKKQRLSIERLANDGRGIAFFEGKTWFVLGALAGEEVEARVLGAHGKVVEARTERVFTASELRRPAPCQHAGRCGGCSVQHLPHNEQLALKQRMLAEQLSRVAGAEPEEWAAPLTGPEFGYRRRARIAVRWDSKAKKLEVGFRAAGSQDIVAISDCPVLVQPLQPIMTRLPEMLRRLSKPQALGHVELFSGSSIAVLLRHMAPLSEADLTILKDFCAFHEAQLWLHGEGEPQPVDDAQSLGYRLEQWDLQLAYRPGDFIQVNAGVNEAMVVQALDWLKPTSDERVLDLFCGLGNFALPLAKAAREVVAVEGVQTMVDRAAANAASNNLHNTKFFQADLSQPLTDAQWIGNGFSAVLLDPPRDGAFEVVRKLATLGAERLVYVSCNPATLARDTVELIKQGYRLKRAGILDMFPQTAHVEAMALFEASQDGSSDPTGRP
- the cysM gene encoding cysteine synthase CysM gives rise to the protein MTLQYPTIADCVGNTPLVRLQRLPGVTSNTLLLKLEGNNPAGSVKDRPALSMITRAELRGQIHEGDTLIEATSGNTGIALAMAAAIKGYKMILIMPDNSSAERKAAMTAYGAELILVSQEEGMEGARDLAQRMEAEGRGKVLDQFANGDNPEAHYTTTGPEIWRQTQGSITHFVSSMGTTGTIMGVSRYLKEQNDNVQIVGLQPMEGSAIPGIRRWPQEYLPKIYQAERVDRIVDMAQSEAEDVTRRLAREEGIFCGVSSGGAVAAMLRLSKEVENAVIVAIICDRGDRYLSTGIFDAPN
- a CDS encoding sensor histidine kinase, producing the protein MKLSDLPGRHSLFWKLACLLVAFCLLMIWLSWSWGRYMEQRNQFLSDDARRTLSRYAAEAERAWQQGERDGIDSWLQSMELREAGWVGVIGGNLQSLGSQPLNAQELQHLTFLRGLDWPIHKKGRPWLRVPFPTDPTAGSLVIELPERFLPGKYRVFWRVITNGVIPGLFTLLLCVGLYRLLVVPLNNLREQANAWRADQLNVRLSSGITQRPDELGELARAFDSMSERLQSTVALQQQLLRDLSHELRTPLSRLRVASESEQQLQPLRERIGREVDVMQRLVEDTLQLAWLDTERAPLPDEAIQIQALWEMLTENACYESCCPVGQLQCGVEASCWVRGNLNTLAQALENILRNAIRHSPPGGIVRLDGRRDGDYWHLWLEDEGGGVAEADLERIFSPFIRLDGSRPGDGGFGLGLSIARNAVQRQGGTLWAENGPSGLRLNLRLVADDSVVAPDAIAGKPAPTVDMTRPQIV
- a CDS encoding response regulator transcription factor; translation: MTPVSIGQPRILSIEDDPVLGAYVHEQLGRSGFQVTWCQNGSEGLSIARRQPFDVVLMDILLPGLDGLNVLTQLRQSHSTPVLLMSALGAEADRISGFRLGADDYLPKPFSMAELHVRIEAILRRVALDRRPAAIAPVVPVGGLRFDDEQCDVFYLDQPAGLTRSEYRLLETLNRNDEEVLSKAFLYQHVLQRGYAAHDRSLDMHISQIRRKLKSVGYTEREVRTVWGKGYVLSAVDETV